GGCCGACAAGGTGCATGGCCACAAGGCCAAAGGGAACGTTGATGAAAAAGATCCAGTGCCAGGTAAGAAAATCAACGAAAAAACCGCCGACGAGGGGACCGAAGATCCCTGCAACACCCCAAATCGAACCGATTATGGCCTGGGCTTTTGCGCGCTGTTCGTATTGAAAGACATCGCCGACAATCGTAAAGGTCATCGGGGTCAATGCGCCTGCACCAATGCCCTGAATGGCCCGGAAAAAGATGAGCTGTTCCATGGACTGGGAAAACCCGCAGAGAACCGATCCGAGAAGAAAGACGGAAACGCCGCCGATAAAGACGCGCTTTCGTCCGAATAAATCCGCAAGCTTTCCGAAAATCGGCGTCATCACGGCATATGTGAGCAGGTAAGCAGCGAACACCCAGCTGATTTTGTCCATACCGCCAAGGTCTGACGTAATACTCGGCATCGCCGTACTGATGACAGTAACCTCGACAGCGGCGAGAAAGGTCGCAATCAGGAGGGCGACGATAATCTTTTTCTGGTAAGTATCCATAGCGGCGTCCTTTCCTGTATGTAGTCCCACTCAGTATAACAGGAAAACAAACCATCCCCAATCGGCAAATGCCAATGGGGATGGTTTAGAGTTCCTGATCGGTGACAAGTTCCGTAAAGACAACGAGACGCTCGCGATGTGTGCCGGCATTTCGGTCAAATTCACCGGTACAGGTGATCAGATTTAAGCGTTGTGTGGCCGAAGGGCCAAATATAAGATCCATCGGTGCATCATCATACGGATACACTTCCATGCGTGTTACTTCGAAGGCAAGTTCCGTTCCTTCGACATCCTCTATATAAATCCGGTCGCCCAGGGTTAGTTGATCGAGATCAAAAAAGATGGCAGGACCGCTGCGGTCATCCACGTGACCGGCCATGACCGAATTTCCGGCAGCGCCGGGTTTCGGTCCGCGGTGGAACCAGCCGACAGTGTCTCCGTCATCCGGGACACCCATCTGACCGTTCTCAAGGATCCCCACGTCTTCAATGTCAGCACGAACATCAATGGCCGGAATCGAAATCACCGATGGATCGATCCCTCTCGGACCGGATGAAACGGGTTGAACGGGTTCGGTCGTTTGCACGACCTGACTGTTTTCTTTGGAATCGGTCTCTGATCCAGCAGATTCAATCGGTTCTTCAGTCTCTGATTCACCGTCTGCCAAAACATCATTTACACCTGTCTGACTGTTTCCCTCCACAGTGTTGTTTTCCGATGGTTCAGACAGCGTGTCTTCATTATCTGAAACCTGACTGCAGCCAGCTGCAGTCAGGATCAGAACCAGCACAAAGGCCGGGAGTATCTTATTGTTCAAACGCATATCTTCTGCGGACGATGACGAACATCGCACCGGCACCCGCAAGGAGGCTCAGGTAAAGCGGGAGCATCGTGGAGGACTGGGAAGCCCCGCCCATACCGGTTTGCGGCATATCACCAGGCATTGCATAAGCGTCGTCAGCGACAACAACAACACCGAGGTCTTCAAGCGCGCCTACTGCATATACGGAATATACCGTGTCTGCTTCAAGTGTCGTACCGGAGAGATCAAGTACCTGATCTTCTGTGCCGGCAGCACGGATTTCAAGATCATACGTGTCAGGGTCCAACTCGAGGTAGTCAGTGACTGCGAAGAATTCCGCTCCTTCAAAGAGGGAGTCACCGCCAACAAGGCCTACATCAACTGCCGGTGCATCCGGAGACAAGTGACCAACGCGAACCTTTGTCATGCCTTCAGCCACCGTGTTGTCATCGACGAATGCTTCAAGTCTGAAGTCTCCGCCATCGAGGAAGTCAACAGCTGCGACAGTGTAATGCGTACCGCCTTCAACAGTCAGTGTCTGCTCATAGACTGCTTCATCTTCACCGGCAGCATGGATCGCAACATCGTGATCACCGGCAGGCAGTTCTAAGTAACCTGTGATATCTTCAAATGCAGCACCTTCCACAGCCAAATCACCATTCACATAAATATCAACGGCCGGGGCATCTGGGGAAGCGTGGAACACACGAACCATGGCGTTATCGTCACCGTGATTATCAGCGAAAGCCGTACCCGCGAACAATGAAAGCATCAGTACCATAGCGAGACTTGAGAGTAACCATTTTTTCAGTTGCAATTGAATCATCTCCTCAATCTGATTTTTTGCATGAAGGTTCGTTTTTGTACAACAAATGCTAATAATCAGTTGCACAATTGTTCAACCCTTGCACGGTTACTAATACCTCGATAGTGTAAAAACGAAACCTTGAATCTGATAATAAATTGAAAAACATGAGATTTTTGATCAGGAAGTCCCAGTGATCCTTCAATAGTCTCAGGAGACGGGACGTTACCGGGCGCGTATGCTTTTTTCAAAATCATATGCAAAAGAGGGCGTTTCTCCCTTCGGACCTTGCAACATGGCACAATTTCCGTTACAATGATGAACAATCATTTATTATGAATATTCAAACAACGATTCTTATCGTGAGAGGTGGAGGGAAAGGCCCTGCGAAACCTCAGCAACCAGCCTGCGTGGGGCAGGTCAGGTGCTAATTCCTGCGGACCGGGTGTCCGTAAAGATAAGAAGAAGTGTCTGTTTACACAAACCTTCTTCTTTCGCTTTTGCAAAGAGGAAGGTTTTTATATGGAAGGAGCTGTGCATATTGGGGAAGAAACAAAGACTGTTGGACACATCGGTTGTTCAGATCGGCAACCGGAGTGATGAACGGACCGGAACGGTGAGTCCGGCGATTTATCCGTCGACGGCCTACAGGCATGAAGGCATCGGGAAGTCGACAGGCTATGATTATTCACGGACGGGGAATCCGACCAGGGAAGTGCTTGAAGAAGGGATCGCTCAGTTGGAAGGCGGTCATGGCGGATTTGCCTGTTCGTCGGGCATGGCGGCCATTCAGGTGGTCATGTCCTTATTTGAACAGGGGGATCATATCCTCGCGACGAGCGACCTTTACGGCGGAACATACCGCCTCTTTGAGGAAGGGTGGCGAAAATGGGGCCTCTCCTTTTCCTACGGCGATGCGGAAGACCTGGCGTTTTTTGAGAATGCCATTACCGAACAGACGAAGGCGCTGTTTATTGAGACGCCGACGAATCCGATGATGCATGTCGCGGACCTGTCGGCCTTTTCCGCTCTCGCGAAGAAGCACGGTCTCCTTCTGATTGTGGATAACACCTTCTACACGCCATACTTGCAGCGGCCGATTGAATCCGGGGCGGATATCGTGATTCACAGTGCGTCAAAATACCTCGCCGGTCATAATGACGTCATTGCGGGGCTCGTAGTGACTGCAGAAGCGTCACTCTCAGAACGGGTCGGCTACTACCTGAACAGCATCGGTGCGATTTTGTCACCGATGGATGCGTGGCTCGTAATGAGGGGGATGAAGACCCTTGCGCTTCGTATGGAGCGTCATCGGGAGAATGCCCGGCGCATTGCCACTTTTCTCAAGGACCATCCACTCGTGACGGATGTCCTTTATCCGGGTGACGGCGGGATGATGTCGTTTCGGGTGAAGGAAGAGGCGATGGTGAATCCGCTCTTGCAGCATTTGGAGCTGATTACGTTTGCGGAGAGCCTCGGAGGTGTGGAGAGTTTGATGACCTATCCGGCGACGCAGACCCATGCGGATGTCCCGGAAGAGGTTCGCGCGCGGCTTGGCGTCTGTAACCGACTCCTCCGCTTTTCGGTAGGCATTGAAGGAGCAGATGATTTAATTGACGATCTAGATCAGGCACTCAATCAGGCAGGAGGCAATGTATCATGACAGAATCCTTAGACATACAGACAAGACTGCTGCATCACCGGCATAAGACGGATCCGCATAACGGGGCCGTCAGCGTCGGGGTACAACACGCATCAACCTTTCATCAGAACAGCCTCGAACAGTTTGGGGCATATGACTATGCAAGAAGCGGCAATCCGACTCGGGAAGCATTGGAAGAGATCTTTGCGGGGCTTGAGAACGGCACCGATGCGTTCGCGTTTGCCTCCGGCATGGCAGCCATTTCAACGACGTTTATGCTGCTGTCATCCGGGGATCATCTCGTCATTACCGAAGATGTGTACGGCGGTACGTTTCGCATGACGACGGAGGTGCTGACCCGCCTTGGGATTGAGCATACCTTTGTGGATATGACCCGGGTGGACGAGGTGAAAGCGACCCTTCAGGACAATACGAAGATGATCTTCATGGAGACGCCGTCGAACCCGACGATGAAAATCACTCCGATCAGAGACATCGTCGCCCTTGCCGAGGCCCATGACTGTCTTACGGTTCTTGATAATACGTTTATGACGCCTGTTCTTCAGCGCCCCCTCGATCTTGGTGTGGATATTGTCGTGCACAGTGCGACGAAATTCATCGGCGGTCACAGTGACGTCGTGAGCGGACTCGCCGTTGTGAAACGTCCGGATCTCGCCGGTCGTCTCGGCTTTCTACAAAACAGCTTCGGTGCCATTCCGGGACCGGACGACTGCTGGCTGATTATGCGGGGGTTGAAGACGCTCCATACACGGATGATGGTCTCACAGGAAGTGGCTTCGAATCTTGCGCATTGGCTCGACGTGCAGCCGGAAGTAAAGCGGGTCTATTACCCGGGGTTCTCCGATCAGCTGGGGAATGCTATTCATGCCGGGCAGTCTGACGGCCCAGGAGCGGTGCTGTCCTTTGAACTCGCGGACCGTGAAGCGGTGAGCCGTTTCAGTCAGGCGGTGGAGATCCCGGTCTTTGCCGTCAGTCTCGGAGCGGTGGAGTCGATTTTGTCCTATCCGGCCAAGATGAGCCACGCGGCCATGCCTGACCATGAACGGGTGGCAAGAGGCATCACCGACGGCCTGCTCCGTCTCTCCGTCGGGCTTGAAAGTGAAGCAGATTTAAAACGCGATTTCCGTCAGGCGTTCGACAGCCTGGCAAGGATGTGAGGTGCTGGCCATGGATTTCTTACAGGCTCTGAAGACCCGGGTCCTCGTCGGCGACGGCGCCATGGGAACGCTTCTTTATCAGGAGGGGTTTGAAGGATGCTTTGAAGAACTCAATGAGACCGCGCCGGATAAGGTGGCGCAGGTACACCGCCGTTATATCGAAGCGGGCTCGGATGTCATTCAGACGAACACCTACGCTGCGAACCGGATTAAGCTCCGTCGCTATCAGCTCGAGGACCGCGTCAGGGAGCTCAATGAGGCGGCGGTTCAGGTCGCGAGAGAGGCGGCCGGTAACGAAGCGTTTGTCGTTGCGACCATTGGCGGCATCAAGGCCTTCTTTCTTACGGAAGATTCGGAAGAAGAGATGAAAGAGGCGCTCGAAGAGCAGGTGGCAATCCTTTCCGAATCGGATGTGGACGGTTTTCTTCTCGAGACTTTCTATGATTTAAATGAAATGCTGGGTGTTATCCGTGCGATCCGCGAGCGGACGGATAAACCCGTCATCGCGAATTTGACGATGGGAGATATCGGTGTCATGCAGGGCGGCACGCCCATTGCCGATGCCCTCTCGGCCTGTGAAGAGGCGGGGGCGGACGTTGTCGGGCTGAACTGCCGGATGGGGCCGTATCATATGCTGCAGTCCCTCGAACAGGTTCCCCTCACGGAGGGGCGGATGCTTTCGGTGTATCCGAACGCCTCGTTGCCGAACGTGCGGGACGGGCGTTTTTTCTATCAGTCCAATCCTGGCTACTTCAAGCGGATGACCCGCTCACTCGTGCAGGAAGGCGCGAGACTCATCGGCGGCTGCTGCGGGACGGCAGAAGAACATATCCGTGCGATCCGGCAGGCGGTGGATGAAGGAGAGCTTGAACCGGTCACCGTCAAACACACTGTGAAACCGGCTCCGCGCATCGAAGCCGTGAAGCCGGACGATCAGCCGAAGACGCTTCCAGAGATCTTGAAGGAGAAGACATCGGTGATTGTGGAACTCGACCCGCCGAAATCCCTTGCACTCGTCCCGAAGTTTCTTGAAGGGGCAGAGGCCCTCACCCGTGCAGGCGCGGATGCCGTGACCCTTGCGGATAATTCCCTGGCTGTTTCGCGTGTGGACAACTTTGCCCTCGGAATGCGCATGAAGCATGAAAAACAGGCCCGGCCGCTCCTTCATATGGCGTGCCGGGACCGCAACATCATCGGCATGCAGTCCCACCTGCTCGGGCTTCATACGGCGGGGATTCATGATATTCTCACCATCACCGGTGATCCGGCGAAGGTGGGGGATTTCCCCGGCGCTACGTCCGTCTATGATATGGCATCGATGGATCTCATCCGTCTTGTGAAACAGCTGAACGAAGGGATCTCGTTCTCCGGGAAAGACATTGGAGAAAAGACAACCTTCAGCGTCGGTGCGGCATTTAATGCGAACGCACGCCGCATCGATCGGGAAGTAAAGCGCCTTGAACAGAAAGTTGCCGCAGGGGCCGATTATTTTATGAGCCAGCCGGTCTATGATCCTGCGCGCTTTAAGGAGATTCATGATGCGACAAAGCATCTGAACGTGCCGATTTTTATGGGGATTATGCCCCCTTGTGAGTTCAAGAAACGCAGAGTTTCTCCATTATGAGGTGCCGGGGATTTCCCTCACCGACGGGGTCCGGGAACGGATGGCCTGGCTTGACGGTAACCGCGAAGCCAGTGAACGGGAAGGGATCGCCCTTGCCAAGGAACTCCTCGATGCGGCGCTTCCGTATTTCAGCGGGATCTATCTGATCACCCCGTTTTTGCGGTATGAAATGACGGCTGAACTGACGCGCTACGTGCACAGCAAAACAGTCAGCCTTGAACAGGAAGGACGATCGTTATGACAGTCACAACGAAACAGGCATCGGCATTCCGTGATGCCCTGAAAGAGCGGATACTCGTTCTTGACGGTGCCATGGGCACGATGCTTCAAAATGCCAATCTTACCCCTGAACAGTTTGGCGGGGAGGCATATGAAGGATGTAATGAATACCTGAACATCACCGCACCGGAGGTCATCCGCACCATTTATCACGATTATCTTGAAGCAGGGGCGGATATCATTGAGACGAATACATTCGGTGCGACGGATCTCGTCCTTGATGATTATGATCTCGGCCATTTGGCGTATGAGCTGAATAAAGCGGCCGCTTCGATCGCCGTCGAAGAGGCCCGGGCTTTTTCGACGGACTCGGAGCCGCGGTTTGTCGCCGGTGCGATGGGACCGACGACGAAGTCCCTGTCCGTCACGGGCGGGACGACTTTTGAAGAACTGTCTTCCGCTTACAAAGAACAGGTTGAGGGCCTTCTTGACGGAGGTGTGGATCTCCTTCTCCTTGAGACGAGTCAGGATATGCGGAATGTGAAAGCCGCCTATACGGCAATTGAAGAGGTCCTGTCAGAGCGTGATCTCGACGTGCCTTTGATCATTTCCGGTACCATTGAACCGATGGGCACGACCCTTGCCGGTCAGACGATCGAGTCCTTCTATATTTCCCTTGAACATATGAAACCGACTGTCGTGGGGCTGAACTGTGCGACGGGGCCGGAGTTTATGCAGGATCACCTCCGGAGTCTGTCCGAGCTCTCCACGGGCTTTGTCCACTGTTACCCGAACGCCGGGCTGCCTGATGAGGAAGGGCATTACCATGAGACACCATCTTCCCTGGCTTCAAAGCTGAGGGACTTTGCCGAGAAGGGCTGGCTGAATGTCGTCGGCGGCTGCTGCGGCACGACGCCGGAACATATCCGCGCCATGAAAGAAGCCGTGCGGGGCTTTGCGCCAAGGCAGCCGGCACAAGAGACCCACCACAGCATTTCCGGGATTGAACCGCTGATTTATGATGAGTCGCTTAGACCGATCCTCGTCGGAGAGCGGACGAACGTCATCGGCAGTAAGAAATTCAAACGGCTGATCGCGGACGGTAAATTCGAAGAGGCTTCGGAAATCGCCCGGGCACAGGTGAAACGGGGGGCGATGGTTGTCGACGTCTGCCTGGCGGATCCGGACCGCGATGAGATGGCGGATATGGAACAGTTTCTGCACTATGTCATCAACAAAGTCAAAGTCCCGCTGATGATCGATTCCACTGACGAGCATGTCATTGAGAAAGCCCTGACGTACTCACAGGGGAAGGCGATCATCAACTCCATCAATCTTGAAGACGGCGAAGAACGTTTCGAAGCGGTCTGTCCGCTGATCCGGCGTTACGGCGCCGCGGTGGTCGTCGGGACGATTGATGAAGAGGGCATGGGTGTCTCTGCTGAACGAAAGCTTGCGATCGCCAAGCGCTCCTATGAACTCCTGACGGGGAAATACGGCATCGCGCCGGAGGATATCATCTTTGATCCCCTCGTATTCCCCGTCGGAACCGGTGATGAACAGTATATCGGTTCTGCAGAAGCCACCGTGGAGGGGATCCGTCTCATTAAGAAAGCCTTCCCGCGGACGATGACGATTCTCGGAGTCAGTAACGTCTCCTTCGGTCTCCCGCCCCTCGGGCGTGAAGTGCTGAATGCGGCTTTTGTTTATCACTGTACGAAAGCGGGACTCGACTATGCCATTGTGAATACCGAGAAGCTCGAGCGGTACGGATCGGTGTCGGAGGATGAAAAAAAGCTCGCCGATGAGCTCCTCTTCAGAACGTCTGACGAGACGCTTGCCGAGTTCACGGCCTTTTACCGGGCGAAAAAACCCCAGCAGAAGGTCGAAGCATCCAAGCGTACCCTTGAAGAGCGCCTTGCAAACTATATCATTGAAGGAACGAAAGAAGGTTTGTACACGGATCTTGACGAGGCCCTTGCAAAGTACCCGGATCCCCTTGACATCATTAACGGTCCTTTGATGGACGGCATGGATGAAGTGGGTAAGCTCTTCAATAACAACGAGCTGATCGTCGCAGAAGTGCTTCAGTCTGCCGAAGCGATGAAAGCGGCGGTGGCGCATCTCGAGCCGCATATGGAGAAAAAAGAATCCGATGACCGTGGAAAAGGGAAGATTCTCCTTGCCACCGTCAAAGGGGATGTCCATGACATCGGGAAGAACCTCGTGGAGATCATTCTCTCGAACAACGGCTTTCAGGTCGTGAACCTCGGGATCAAAGTGGCATCACATGAACTGATTGAAGCGGTGGAACGCGAGGATCCGGACTATATCGGCTTAAGCGGGCTGCTCGTCAAGTCGACCCAGCAGATGGTCATCACCGCCAATGACTTGAGAGAGCGGGGCATTGATATCCCGATCCTCGTCGGCGGAGCTGCCTTGACCCGGAAATTCACGGAAACAAAAATCACCCGCCAGTACAATGGGCTTGTCCTTTATGCGAAAGACGCCATGAACGGGCTCTCCCTCGCAAACAAGCTCGCCAAACCGGAAACCCGGGATGAACTCGTCGCCGTTCAGCACGAAAAGCAGCTGAAGCTGAACGAAGCCGAAGCGGCAGGTGACGGGATGGCTAGCAAGGGCAAAACCAATACGGCAACGGCGGATCCGGCACAGTCAGAAGTGAGCAGGGATCATAAAGTCTATCAGCCGGAGGACTTTGAGCCGCACATTCTCCGTGATTTCCGACTGACCCATCTCCAGCCGTATCTGAATCTCCAGACCCTTCTTGGCAGTCATCTCGGTGTGAACGGGAACGTCAGGCGAAAGCTTGAAAGCGGGGATGAACGGACGAAAGAGCTTCTCGATAAAGTGAACGCCCTCATACAAAAAGGGGAACAGGAGAAACTCCTTCGGGCTGACGGGATGTATCAGTTCTTCCCTGCCCAGTCGAATGGGAACGATATTCTGATCTATGACCCGAACGATGAGTCATCGGTCATTGAACGTTTCACTTTCCCGAGACAAACACAGGCGCCTTATATGTGTCTGTCCGACTTTTTGAAAAGTGTGG
This genomic window from [Bacillus] selenitireducens MLS10 contains:
- a CDS encoding class F sortase, whose product is MNNKILPAFVLVLILTAAGCSQVSDNEDTLSEPSENNTVEGNSQTGVNDVLADGESETEEPIESAGSETDSKENSQVVQTTEPVQPVSSGPRGIDPSVISIPAIDVRADIEDVGILENGQMGVPDDGDTVGWFHRGPKPGAAGNSVMAGHVDDRSGPAIFFDLDQLTLGDRIYIEDVEGTELAFEVTRMEVYPYDDAPMDLIFGPSATQRLNLITCTGEFDRNAGTHRERLVVFTELVTDQEL
- a CDS encoding DUF4397 domain-containing protein translates to MQLKKWLLSSLAMVLMLSLFAGTAFADNHGDDNAMVRVFHASPDAPAVDIYVNGDLAVEGAAFEDITGYLELPAGDHDVAIHAAGEDEAVYEQTLTVEGGTHYTVAAVDFLDGGDFRLEAFVDDNTVAEGMTKVRVGHLSPDAPAVDVGLVGGDSLFEGAEFFAVTDYLELDPDTYDLEIRAAGTEDQVLDLSGTTLEADTVYSVYAVGALEDLGVVVVADDAYAMPGDMPQTGMGGASQSSTMLPLYLSLLAGAGAMFVIVRRRYAFEQ
- a CDS encoding methionine biosynthesis PLP-dependent protein, with the protein product MGKKQRLLDTSVVQIGNRSDERTGTVSPAIYPSTAYRHEGIGKSTGYDYSRTGNPTREVLEEGIAQLEGGHGGFACSSGMAAIQVVMSLFEQGDHILATSDLYGGTYRLFEEGWRKWGLSFSYGDAEDLAFFENAITEQTKALFIETPTNPMMHVADLSAFSALAKKHGLLLIVDNTFYTPYLQRPIESGADIVIHSASKYLAGHNDVIAGLVVTAEASLSERVGYYLNSIGAILSPMDAWLVMRGMKTLALRMERHRENARRIATFLKDHPLVTDVLYPGDGGMMSFRVKEEAMVNPLLQHLELITFAESLGGVESLMTYPATQTHADVPEEVRARLGVCNRLLRFSVGIEGADDLIDDLDQALNQAGGNVS
- a CDS encoding aminotransferase class V-fold PLP-dependent enzyme — its product is MMTESLDIQTRLLHHRHKTDPHNGAVSVGVQHASTFHQNSLEQFGAYDYARSGNPTREALEEIFAGLENGTDAFAFASGMAAISTTFMLLSSGDHLVITEDVYGGTFRMTTEVLTRLGIEHTFVDMTRVDEVKATLQDNTKMIFMETPSNPTMKITPIRDIVALAEAHDCLTVLDNTFMTPVLQRPLDLGVDIVVHSATKFIGGHSDVVSGLAVVKRPDLAGRLGFLQNSFGAIPGPDDCWLIMRGLKTLHTRMMVSQEVASNLAHWLDVQPEVKRVYYPGFSDQLGNAIHAGQSDGPGAVLSFELADREAVSRFSQAVEIPVFAVSLGAVESILSYPAKMSHAAMPDHERVARGITDGLLRLSVGLESEADLKRDFRQAFDSLARM
- the metH gene encoding methionine synthase translates to MTVTTKQASAFRDALKERILVLDGAMGTMLQNANLTPEQFGGEAYEGCNEYLNITAPEVIRTIYHDYLEAGADIIETNTFGATDLVLDDYDLGHLAYELNKAAASIAVEEARAFSTDSEPRFVAGAMGPTTKSLSVTGGTTFEELSSAYKEQVEGLLDGGVDLLLLETSQDMRNVKAAYTAIEEVLSERDLDVPLIISGTIEPMGTTLAGQTIESFYISLEHMKPTVVGLNCATGPEFMQDHLRSLSELSTGFVHCYPNAGLPDEEGHYHETPSSLASKLRDFAEKGWLNVVGGCCGTTPEHIRAMKEAVRGFAPRQPAQETHHSISGIEPLIYDESLRPILVGERTNVIGSKKFKRLIADGKFEEASEIARAQVKRGAMVVDVCLADPDRDEMADMEQFLHYVINKVKVPLMIDSTDEHVIEKALTYSQGKAIINSINLEDGEERFEAVCPLIRRYGAAVVVGTIDEEGMGVSAERKLAIAKRSYELLTGKYGIAPEDIIFDPLVFPVGTGDEQYIGSAEATVEGIRLIKKAFPRTMTILGVSNVSFGLPPLGREVLNAAFVYHCTKAGLDYAIVNTEKLERYGSVSEDEKKLADELLFRTSDETLAEFTAFYRAKKPQQKVEASKRTLEERLANYIIEGTKEGLYTDLDEALAKYPDPLDIINGPLMDGMDEVGKLFNNNELIVAEVLQSAEAMKAAVAHLEPHMEKKESDDRGKGKILLATVKGDVHDIGKNLVEIILSNNGFQVVNLGIKVASHELIEAVEREDPDYIGLSGLLVKSTQQMVITANDLRERGIDIPILVGGAALTRKFTETKITRQYNGLVLYAKDAMNGLSLANKLAKPETRDELVAVQHEKQLKLNEAEAAGDGMASKGKTNTATADPAQSEVSRDHKVYQPEDFEPHILRDFRLTHLQPYLNLQTLLGSHLGVNGNVRRKLESGDERTKELLDKVNALIQKGEQEKLLRADGMYQFFPAQSNGNDILIYDPNDESSVIERFTFPRQTQAPYMCLSDFLKSVDSGEMDRVGFLAVTAGKGIRKLAEAAKESGDYLDSYLVQAVALELAEGFAERVHQQMRDKWGFSDPVDLTMQDRFSARYQGVRVSYGYPACPNLEDQKKLFGLLKPEKIGIELTDEYMMEPEASVTAMVFSHPEGRYFNV